The DNA window CGCTTGGCGTGGTGCCGTGCGCAGGCGCCGCGTGGGCGTGGCGGGTGGGGTCAGGTTGGTGGGCGGCGCTCATGGCATCGATTCTATCGAGGCTGCGACATCGGTCAGCGCCGGACGGCATTCGTGCACGCTGGCAAAGCCCAGGGCGCGTGCTGCTTGCGCAATGCGCGGGTGGGTGGCCAGTGCGTGGGCCCGGTCCCAGGCCTGGCCGGGCAGAGCTGCGCGCAGGTTGTCCAGGGCCTGGGAGCTGCTCAGCAGCCACAGGGCACCGTCGCTGGCTGCCGTGCGGGCCTGTGTGCGCTGCGCCTCGGTCCAGTCGGGAGCGCCACGGGTATAGGCAACCACAAAATCTACGCGCCCCCCTGCGGCGGTGATCTGCTGCGCCAGCCAGTCGCGCCCCGTGCCTTGTTGGTGGGCACCCGCTTCGGTGCCGCGCACGATGAGAACAGCGTCGCCCGGGCCGATCTGCCGCTGCACCTGGGCCCATAGCGACTCGGAGTCGAACTGCGCAGCGTCGGCAGCGGGCTGATCGATGCAGGCGGCATCCACTCCCAGCATTTGCAGCGCGTGGGCTGTTCCTGGGCCGGGTGACCAGACTCTTGTTTTGATAGCTGCTTGCGCTTGTCCAGTAAGCGTTAGAGCCGTATTTTGATCAAAAAAATGCTGTGCGGCGTTGCTGCTGACGACCATCACGGCGCGGTAGTTCGTGATGTGGTCGCGGGCGGCCTGTAGCGCATCTGCGTCGGTCGGTGGGGAGATGGCAATCAGGGGCAGGGCCTGCGCAGCAATGCCGCGCGCCTGCAGTGCGGCCACCCACTGCAGGGCCTCGCGCTCGGGCCGGGTGACGATCACGCGGGGCATGGTATCAGCCTGTGGCGCCGCCTGCCCGCAGCTCGGTTGCTACGCCTTCGCCCAGGGTGTTGGCCTGCTCCAGCGTGGTGACGGGGCCCTGGGCACTGGCGCGCACCAAGGCCATGCGGCCCTCGGGGTCGCCCCAGGCGGCATCGATGTGGAGTTGACCACCTTCGAAACGCGCGTGCGCAGCCAGCGGCATTGAGCAACTGCCGCCCATGCAGCGGCTGACGGCGCGCTCGGCGGTCACGGTGAGCCAGGTGGGCATGTGCGCCAGTGGGGCCAGTGCGGCCACCAGATCCTGGCGGTCGCTGCGCACCTCAATGCCTAAAGCGCCTTGCCCGGCGGCGGGCAGCATCTCGGTGCGGTCGAATTCGGTGCGAACGCGTTCCTGCAGGCCCAGGCGTTTGAGGCCGGCCGCCGCCAGCACGATGGCGTCGTACTGGCCTTCATCGAGTTTGCGCAGGCGCGTGTCGAGATTGCCCCGCAACGGCTCGATCTTCAGGTCGGGGCGCAGCGCCTGCAGCAGCACCTGGCGGCGCAGGCTGGAGGTGCCGACGACAGCGCCGTGGGGCAGGTCCTGCAGGCGGGCGTAGCGGGGCGAGACAAAAGCGTCGCGCGGGTCTTCGCGCTCCATCACGCAGGCGAGAAGCATGCCCTCGGGCAGCACCATGGGCACATCCTTGAGCGAGTGCACGGCGATGTCGGCTCGGCCGTCTTCCAGAGCGGTTTCAAGTTCTTTGACAAACAAGCCTTTGCCGCCGACTTTGCTCAAAGAACGGTCCAGAATCTGGTCGCCCAGCGTGGTCATGCCCAGCAGCGATACGTGGTGGCCGCGCGCGCGCAACAGGGCCTGCACATGTTCAGCCTGCCACAGGGCCAGGCGGCTCTCGCGGGTGGCGATCACGATGGGTGGGAGAGGGGGGCTTTGGGGCGTCATGCTTTTGCAGGGAAAGGTCCAGCGCGGGATGCTAGCATGCTGCGCTGCAGCAGCCTTGCCGGTGCGGGGGTGCGACCAGGAGACAACGCCGTGAATACCAAAAAGACCGACAAAGACCGCCCCTTGATCCAAGATATTCGCCTGCTGGGCCGCATCCTGGGCGATGTGATCCGCGAACAGGAGGGCGTGGCCGCGTTCGAGCTGATCGAGCAGGTGCGCCAGCTTTCCGTGGCTTTCCGGCGCGATGCCGACCACGAGGCCGACAAGGCACTGAAAAAGCTGCTCAAGGGCCTATCGGCCGACCAGACGGTGAGCGTGATCCGGGCGTTTACCTATTTCAGCCACCTGGCCAACCTGGCCGAAGACCGCCACCACATTCGCCGCCGCACCATCCGCGAGCGCGCTGGCGACACGCAGGAGGGCAGCATCGAGGTGGCGTTGGCCCGTTTGCGCTGGGCCGGTATTTCATCGCAGCAGGTGGCGCAGACCCTGGCCAGCAGCTACGTGGCACCGGTGCTCACGGCCCACCCCACCGAAGTGCAGCGCAAGAGCATTCTGGATGCCGAACGCGACATCGCCCAACTGCTCACCGTGCGCGACGACATCGCCGAGCGCGCCCAGATCTATAACGCCGCCCGCGATGCGCTGACCCCGCGCGCCCTGGCCGCCAACGAAGCCCAGTTGCGCGCCCGCGTGGCGCAGCTGTGGCAGACACGCCTGCTGCGCTACAGCAAGCTCACCGTGGCCGACGAGATCGAGAACGCACTTTCTTATTACGAGGCCACCTTTCTGCGCGAGATTCCCAAGATCTACGCAGAGCTCGAGCGTGAGCTGGGCGACCAGTCCGTGCACAGTTTTTTGCGCATGGGCCAGTGGATCGGCGGCGACCGCGACGGCAACCCCAATGTCAGCGCCGACACACTGGCGCAGGCGCTGCGCCGCCAGAGCGAGGTGGCGTTGCGCCACTATCTGACAGAGGTGCACCTGCTGGGCGGCGAGTTGTCGCTGTCGGCGCGCTTGGTCGACGTTTCTCCCGCGATGCAGGCCCTGGCGAACAGCTCGCCCGATACCAGCGAGCACCGCCAGGACGAGCCCTACCGCCGGGCGCTGACCGGCATTTATGCACGCCTGGCGGCTACCTTGGAGACACTCAGTGGAGGCGCCGCCGCACGCCATGCCGTGGCGCCGCAAAACCCCTACCCGGACGCTGCCGGTTTCCTCGCTGAGCTGCGCACCATTGAGGCGTCGCTGCAGGCCCACCACGGCACGCCGCTGGCGGCGCAGCGCCTGCATCCGCTGATCCGCGCTGTCGAGGTTTTCGGTTTTCACCTTGCCACGGTGGACTTGCGCCAAAGCTCCGACCAGCACGAGCGCGTTGTGGCTGAACTGCTGGCCGTGGCGCGCATCGAGCCTGATTACAGCGCGCTGTCCGAGGAGCAACGCCGCGCCGTGCTGCTGCGCCTGCTGCAGGACGCCCGCCCCTTGCGCGTGATGGGCACGCAATACTCCGAACACACGCGGGGCGAGCTGGCCATTTTTGAGACGGCTTTGCGCATGCGCCAGCGCTATGGGGCCGAGGCGATCCGCCACTACATCATCAGCCACACCGAAACGGTGAGCGACTTGCTGGAAGTGCTGCTGTTGCAAAAAGAAGTGGGCCTGATGCGCGGCACCCTCGATGGTGAAGCCAGCGCCGACCTGATTGTGGTGCCCCTGTTTGAAACCATCGAAGACCTGCGCAACGCCGCGCCCATCATGCGTGCGTTCTACCAGTTGCCCGGCGTGACGGCCCTGGTGCAGCGCTCGGGCGCCGAGCAGGACATCATGCTGGGCTACTCCGACAGTAACAAGGATGGCGGTATCTTCACCAGCAATTGGGAGCTGTACCGCGCCGAAATTGCGCTGGTGGAGTTGTTTGACGAGCTGCCCCACATCCGCCTGCGCATGTTCCACGGCCGTGGCGGCACGGTGGGGCGCGGCGGCGGCCCCAGCTACCAGGCCATCCTGGCGCAGCCGCCAGGCACGGTGCGCGGCCAGATCCGTTTGACCGAGCAGGGCGAGGTGATTGCGTCCAAGTACGCCAACCCCGAAATTGGCCGGCGCAACCTCGAAACCCTGGTGGCCGCCACGCTGGAGGCCACGCTTTTGCAGCCCACCAAGTCAGCCACGCCCGCTTTTCTGCAGGCAGCGGCGCAACTGTCGCAGACCAGCATGGCCGCCTACCGTGCGCTGGTGTACGAAACCCCGGGCTTTACCGACTACTTTTTCAACGCGACCCCGATCCGCGAAATCGCCGAGTTGAACATCGGCTCGCGCCCCGCCTCGCGCAAGCCCAGCCAGAAGATCGAGGACTTGCGCGCCATTCCGTGGGGTTTCAGTTGGGGGCAGTGCCGCCTGACCCTGCCCGGTTGGTACGGTTTTGGCTCGGCTGTAGAGAGTTTTCTGAACGCCGATGGACACGACGCCAAGGCACAGCTGGCGCTGCTGCGCAAGATGTACCGACAGTGGCCGTTTTTCAGCACCCTGCTGTCCAACATGGACATGGTGCTGGCCAAAAGCGACCTGGCCCTGGCCTCACGCTACAGCGAGCTGGTGCAGGATGCGCGCCTGCGCAAGAAGGTGTTCGGCGCCATCGAGCAAGAGTGGCACCGCACGGCCGACGTGCTGACGCGCATCACCGGCGACAAGCAGCGCCTGGCGCACAACACCGCCCTGGCGCGTTCGATTCGCCACCGCTTTCCCTATATCGACCCGTTGCACCACCTGCAGGTCGAACTGGTGCGCCGCTGGCGCGCGGGGCAGGGGGATGAGCGGGTGCAGACGGGTATCCACATTTCCATCAACGGGATTGCGGCGGGGTTGCGCAATACGGGGTGATGGGGCGGGTGGCACGCAAGGCGCCACCCGAGGCCGTCAGCAGGTGGGAAGGGGGTTGCCCTTGTTGGTGGCGTCCACGGTGCCCAGGAAGGATTTCCAGTAAGCGGTGGCCGGCAGCGTAGACCAGGGGGCGCCAACGGCCTGGTCGGTGACGAAGATCCAGCCCGTATTCATGCGTGGCAAATGGGCCCGGGCCACGGCTGCTTTCATGTCCGAGCAGGTACTGGCCGAATGCACCTGCATGGCCTGCGCGACGTTCTGCTTGTCGTAGACCCACGAGGCGCTGGCGGTCTGCGGATCCGTGGTCTGGTAGTTGGTGGCCGAGCCGCTGTGGGTCACCAGTACGTTGACGAGGGCCGCGTACTCTTTGGCGGGGTAGGTGGCAGGGTTGCCGACCACGAGGGGCGGTGTGGTTCCCAGGCCCGTTTTTTCTGCGATGCGGGCGGTGAGGGGTTGGTAGAACGACGCGATGAGGTTGCGGTCAACGGCCATGCCGTCCAGGTAGAAACCGTCGATCTTGGTGCCGTAGCCCGCACTGTACTGGTCGATGGTGGTCTGGACGTCGGTCAAAGAGATCGTGCCGGTGGTGCCGCCCCCGGTGGCGATATAGCCCAGCACCTTGGTGCGGGGGTGTGCGGTTTTGAGCGCGCCGATGGCGGTGACGAGCGCGCTGTCCGGTGTGTAGGTGCCAGTGGGGATGATGCCGCTGACAGCGTTGTCGGGCTTCACGATGACGTTGATCTGAACGTCTGGATAGCTTTGGGCTGCGGTGGTGAGCGCGGTCCAAACGGCGGCGTTGGTGCTGGCGCTGAAATAAGCGGGCACCAGCACTTGCAGCTTGTCCGGGGCGGGGCGCACGTAGGCAGCAAAATTTTCAAGGACCGTATTGGTCGCCGTGGCCTTGGCCGTGATGGACATGGCGCCCGTCGTGGCGGCCAGAGGCACACTCAGCGTGGTCGAGGCAATCCCACCCCTCGGCAGGACTGATACGGGGCTGGTTGTGCCCTGGGTGGCCGAGAAAACGACCGTAACGTCGTCTGCATTGCCGCCATCCTTGGTGGCTTGCACAGACAAAGTGTTCGAGGTGGACCCCTGGTCGAACACGTTGGCATGGATGTCGTTCAGGAAGCGCAGGCTGACCACTCCGGACGGAGGGGGTTGAACAGGCGGATTTTTTTCGGTACCGCCCCCACAGCCCGCCAGCATGGCAGCGAGAAACAGGGGTGCAGCGGCAAGGCGGTAGGGGGAGTGAACGTGATGGTGCATACAGTCTCCATGGAATTTTCAGGTGCCATTGTGCCGGGTTGTTGTTGCAGCGGGGCGGTGCCAAGCCTTGGTTCTGGCCTGAAAAAAGTGCTCTGTTGCACCGATCGCAGCAGGCCCGAATCGCTACGATGGCGTGCATGTCTTCACCCATTTGCCGTATTTCAGCGCTGCTCGCAGCGGTGTTATTGGTTGGCTGCAGTACCTTGGATGTGCCGCGTGCTGACAACTACCCTGCCACCGGCCAGAAGAAGGCGCGCGCTGTTCATCACTGGAGCGTGCTTGCCGATGACGTGGCTTCGCGCGTCGCGGAAAAAATCGTTGCTTGGCCTGCGGGGGAATACCCCATTTATGTCAAGGCGGCGAACAGCTCCAGCTTCGATCAGGGTTTTTTGAGTCTTTTGCGCGTGCGCTTGTTGGATCGAGGCGTGGTTTTGTCTGTGGTGCCTACAGACGTTGAGTTGGAGGTGCAGACGCAACTGGTACAGCATGAAGCGACCGGGCCCCGTAATTCACCCATTCCCCTGCCTTGGACCATGCTGGCTTCGGGCGTAGGTGTGTGGCGCGACTGGGATGTGCATTACTCCGATCGGACGTTACTGCCCGGTGTGGCAACCGTGATCGGGGTGGGTGTCGGCTTGGCCTTGGATTTGGCGCAGCGCCATACCCAAGGCGATGCGGCGGGCGGACCCACGCGCACCGAAGTGCTCATTACCACCACGCTCAAGTCCCACGACCGCTATCTGGCCGGTTCGGCAGACATGTATTACATCGAGCGTGCCGATGCCGTGTTGTACCAACCTCCGACCCCTGTGGCGCCGCTGTCTCCCGTTAAAACCTGGAAAGTGGTGACGCCATGATGCGCCGCATGCGATGGGGTGTTCTGTGCGCTGCGGTGCTGGCAACTTCGGGGTGCGCGCAGTATTACTACGGCGAGCGCGGTGGCGTTCTGCAGCGCACGGATGTGCTCAAGACCAACTACGATGCGGCCGATCGCCTGCTCCAGAACGCGCCGTTGGATCCACGGCGCAGCGTGCTGGTTTCCACGATCGTGAATGTGGACCGGCTCCATGAGTCGTCCCGTCTGGGGCGGCTTTTCTCGGAGCAGATTGCCGGTCGCCTCGTGCAGCGTGGTGTACCCGTCACCGAAGTGCGCCTGCGTGAGCAACTGGCGCTGCAGCCGGCACATGGAGAATTGCTGCTCTCGCGCGAGTTGCGCGAGGTCAGCCAGGCGCATGATGCCCAGGCCGTGGTGGTGGGCACCTATGCGGTGTCTGGAGCCATGGTGTACGTGAGCCTCAAACTTGTTAACCCGCTGGGCAACCAAGTGGTGGCAGCGAGTGACTATGCGCTGCCGATGGATGACAACATCCGTGGGTTGTTGCAGGGGCGTTGATTGATGCTTTAAATATGATAGCTGTTGGCGCTTTGTACATAAGCGCTACAGGCATATTTTATGGATATTTTGGAGCTTGCTCTTATCAGTGCAACATCAGCGCGCCGGCACTCTTGCTTTTGCCGGCCCGGGCCGGTGGGTTGCACAGGCCGCAGGTGAAGTGGCGGTTCTCGTACAGCTCGGTCACAAACTGGCCACTGCATTGAGTGCATTTGGTGCGGGTCAGCATGCCGGCGTCGACAAACTTCACCAGGCGCCATGCGCGCGTGAATGACAGCAAGGGCTCGACTTGTGCGGCAACAATTTGCTCGTTGTACAGGCGGTAGGCCTTGGTCAGCAGTTCCACCGAGTCCAGATCCACGCCTTTGGAGAGGTACTCGTAGATGTTGAGGAACAGCGAGCTGTGGATGTTCTCCTGCCAGGTGAGAAACCAATCGGTGGAAAACGGCAGCTGTCCCTTGGAAGGGGACTTGCCTGCGATTTCCTTGTACAGACGGATCAGGCGCTCGTACGACAGCGTGGTCTCCGACTCCAATACCTGCATGCGTGCGCCCATCTCGATCAGCATGGCTGCGCGTTCGATCTGCCGGGATTCATTGAGCACGCTCTTGGCGGCGGGCTTGGCGGCTTTGGGGGGAGTGGTGGTGGCGGTCATGGCGTTTCCTGGTCGTGGGGGTGGCAGCGTGGTCTGTACAGGATCGGGGGTGCTCAGAGCACCTCGGAGACCCGGCTGGCCATCAGGATGTTGGCGTGCAGCGTGTTCGTGGCCTCGTTGCCTACCTTCGAGGCTGAATGGTTGGTCAACAGGCTCCACACCAGGTTGTCGTCCACCCGGAAGCTGCAAAGAAGGGTGTTTCTGGAGGCCAGTTTCATCACTTGCGCGGCAGACAGGGATGACAAAATATCGGCGGCGTCTTCGTTCAGGCCCAGACGGAAAACTGCTTCCGCCTTGTCCTGGCGGATCAGGGTCTGCGCCAGCATCAGGTAGGTGAGGTTGGCTTCGCGGATTTCGGCGAGCAGTTGTTCGTTGGTCATGGGGGCATCCTTTCCATTCCCGGATCGTTGGCTACTTGCCGCATGCAAGTTTTCGCGATCCGTTGAAATGGATTGTGAATTCGCCCCAATCAAAAATTAAGTCGGGGTTTGGCTGTGCTGCGCGTCTGGTTTCGCGGCCTGCCGTGTAGGAATTTGCCTTACAAGGGGCGGGCCAATCAACGCTGTCACGCCTGTGATGAGGCCTGCTGCCCGTGCAGCCAATCCGCTGCCTATCCGCGCTCGACCGGGCGGGCAGGGTCGCTGCACCATTCGCTCCAGCTGCCTGCAAAGAGCGTGGTTTTTCCGAGCCCCGCCCGTTCCATGGCCAGCACATTCGGGTTGGCGGTGACGCCGCTGCCGCAGTGGTGCACTACGCTGGCAGGGTCGCGCCCCGCCAGCAGCGCCAGGAATTCGGCGCGCAGCACCTCAGGGTTTTTAAAGCGGCCGTCTGGACCAAAGTTGTCGCTGAAAGGGCGGTTGAGTGCCCCCGGAATATGGCCAGCCACGGGGTCCAGGGGTTCCACTTCTCCGCGGTAGCGTGGTGCGGCGCGGGCGTCGATGATGGTTTGACTGGACTGCCCCAGGCCTTGCAGCACGTCGCCCACGGTGGCTAGCGTGCGCAGAGGCGCCGCTACGCGGAAAAGTGACTGGAAATGCGCCGGTTCGCTGCCGTGTGACAGTGGCCCGTTCGCCGCCTTCCAGGCCTGCAGCCCGCCATCGAGCACGGCCACGTTGGCATGGCCCAGCCATTGCAGCATCCACCACAAGCGTCCGCAATAACTGCTGGCGTTGCGGTCGTACACCACGGCCTGCATATCGTTGGAAAACCCCACGCTGCTGAGCCAGGCCGCAAACTTTTCGCGGCTGGGCAAGGGGTGGCGACCGCCCGATGCGGGTGTGTCGGCATCTGTGGCAATGATGGTGCCGCTAGCGCCTGGCGCGCCATGGCGGGCCGAGAGTGCGTTGTCAAGGTGGGCATAGACGGCACCAGGGATGTGTTCTGCAAGATACTGCTGCTCGCCCGCGCCAGGGGCAGCCAGATCAAAGCTGCAGTCGAACACCATCAGCGGTGTGCCGCTGGCCGTCAGAGCTTGCAGTTCAGGAACGGAGATCAGCGTGGTGTAGTGCATGGACATGAACGTGTGAAAGAAGGTGCAGACGTCATTGTGGTCTCGCTGATGGAGCCTTCCGCCGATTCAGTGTTCTTCGGCCGGTGCGCCGGGTGCTGCGCGGGCCCGCAGCACGGTGGCGACAATGCCGCTGCCCACGATGAGCGCCATGCCCACCCAGCCCAGCAGGGTGATGATGTCGTCAAACAGCAGCACACTGAAAAGAGATGCGAAAACAATGCCCGAATACTGCAGGTTGGCCACGACCAGCGTGGCGCGCTGGGTGTGCGCGCTGGCATAGGCGCGTGTCATGCACAGTTGCCCGCCGGCGGCCAGCACCCCAATGGGCAATAGCCATAGTCCAGGCCAGCCAGGCCATGGCGAGGTGCCCGTGACCAGCAGGGCCGCGCCGCCGGCCACGGCAGAG is part of the Simplicispira sp. 125 genome and encodes:
- the hemC gene encoding hydroxymethylbilane synthase → MTPQSPPLPPIVIATRESRLALWQAEHVQALLRARGHHVSLLGMTTLGDQILDRSLSKVGGKGLFVKELETALEDGRADIAVHSLKDVPMVLPEGMLLACVMEREDPRDAFVSPRYARLQDLPHGAVVGTSSLRRQVLLQALRPDLKIEPLRGNLDTRLRKLDEGQYDAIVLAAAGLKRLGLQERVRTEFDRTEMLPAAGQGALGIEVRSDRQDLVAALAPLAHMPTWLTVTAERAVSRCMGGSCSMPLAAHARFEGGQLHIDAAWGDPEGRMALVRASAQGPVTTLEQANTLGEGVATELRAGGATG
- a CDS encoding sulfurtransferase, which encodes MHYTTLISVPELQALTASGTPLMVFDCSFDLAAPGAGEQQYLAEHIPGAVYAHLDNALSARHGAPGASGTIIATDADTPASGGRHPLPSREKFAAWLSSVGFSNDMQAVVYDRNASSYCGRLWWMLQWLGHANVAVLDGGLQAWKAANGPLSHGSEPAHFQSLFRVAAPLRTLATVGDVLQGLGQSSQTIIDARAAPRYRGEVEPLDPVAGHIPGALNRPFSDNFGPDGRFKNPEVLRAEFLALLAGRDPASVVHHCGSGVTANPNVLAMERAGLGKTTLFAGSWSEWCSDPARPVERG
- a CDS encoding FlgO family outer membrane protein translates to MMRRMRWGVLCAAVLATSGCAQYYYGERGGVLQRTDVLKTNYDAADRLLQNAPLDPRRSVLVSTIVNVDRLHESSRLGRLFSEQIAGRLVQRGVPVTEVRLREQLALQPAHGELLLSRELREVSQAHDAQAVVVGTYAVSGAMVYVSLKLVNPLGNQVVAASDYALPMDDNIRGLLQGR
- the ppc gene encoding phosphoenolpyruvate carboxylase, producing the protein MNTKKTDKDRPLIQDIRLLGRILGDVIREQEGVAAFELIEQVRQLSVAFRRDADHEADKALKKLLKGLSADQTVSVIRAFTYFSHLANLAEDRHHIRRRTIRERAGDTQEGSIEVALARLRWAGISSQQVAQTLASSYVAPVLTAHPTEVQRKSILDAERDIAQLLTVRDDIAERAQIYNAARDALTPRALAANEAQLRARVAQLWQTRLLRYSKLTVADEIENALSYYEATFLREIPKIYAELERELGDQSVHSFLRMGQWIGGDRDGNPNVSADTLAQALRRQSEVALRHYLTEVHLLGGELSLSARLVDVSPAMQALANSSPDTSEHRQDEPYRRALTGIYARLAATLETLSGGAAARHAVAPQNPYPDAAGFLAELRTIEASLQAHHGTPLAAQRLHPLIRAVEVFGFHLATVDLRQSSDQHERVVAELLAVARIEPDYSALSEEQRRAVLLRLLQDARPLRVMGTQYSEHTRGELAIFETALRMRQRYGAEAIRHYIISHTETVSDLLEVLLLQKEVGLMRGTLDGEASADLIVVPLFETIEDLRNAAPIMRAFYQLPGVTALVQRSGAEQDIMLGYSDSNKDGGIFTSNWELYRAEIALVELFDELPHIRLRMFHGRGGTVGRGGGPSYQAILAQPPGTVRGQIRLTEQGEVIASKYANPEIGRRNLETLVAATLEATLLQPTKSATPAFLQAAAQLSQTSMAAYRALVYETPGFTDYFFNATPIREIAELNIGSRPASRKPSQKIEDLRAIPWGFSWGQCRLTLPGWYGFGSAVESFLNADGHDAKAQLALLRKMYRQWPFFSTLLSNMDMVLAKSDLALASRYSELVQDARLRKKVFGAIEQEWHRTADVLTRITGDKQRLAHNTALARSIRHRFPYIDPLHHLQVELVRRWRAGQGDERVQTGIHISINGIAAGLRNTG
- a CDS encoding uroporphyrinogen-III synthase; this encodes MPRVIVTRPEREALQWVAALQARGIAAQALPLIAISPPTDADALQAARDHITNYRAVMVVSSNAAQHFFDQNTALTLTGQAQAAIKTRVWSPGPGTAHALQMLGVDAACIDQPAADAAQFDSESLWAQVQRQIGPGDAVLIVRGTEAGAHQQGTGRDWLAQQITAAGGRVDFVVAYTRGAPDWTEAQRTQARTAASDGALWLLSSSQALDNLRAALPGQAWDRAHALATHPRIAQAARALGFASVHECRPALTDVAASIESMP
- the flhC gene encoding flagellar transcriptional regulator FlhC, with translation MTATTTPPKAAKPAAKSVLNESRQIERAAMLIEMGARMQVLESETTLSYERLIRLYKEIAGKSPSKGQLPFSTDWFLTWQENIHSSLFLNIYEYLSKGVDLDSVELLTKAYRLYNEQIVAAQVEPLLSFTRAWRLVKFVDAGMLTRTKCTQCSGQFVTELYENRHFTCGLCNPPARAGKSKSAGALMLH
- the flhD gene encoding flagellar transcriptional regulator FlhD, with the protein product MTNEQLLAEIREANLTYLMLAQTLIRQDKAEAVFRLGLNEDAADILSSLSAAQVMKLASRNTLLCSFRVDDNLVWSLLTNHSASKVGNEATNTLHANILMASRVSEVL
- a CDS encoding spherulation-specific family 4 protein, encoding MHHHVHSPYRLAAAPLFLAAMLAGCGGGTEKNPPVQPPPSGVVSLRFLNDIHANVFDQGSTSNTLSVQATKDGGNADDVTVVFSATQGTTSPVSVLPRGGIASTTLSVPLAATTGAMSITAKATATNTVLENFAAYVRPAPDKLQVLVPAYFSASTNAAVWTALTTAAQSYPDVQINVIVKPDNAVSGIIPTGTYTPDSALVTAIGALKTAHPRTKVLGYIATGGGTTGTISLTDVQTTIDQYSAGYGTKIDGFYLDGMAVDRNLIASFYQPLTARIAEKTGLGTTPPLVVGNPATYPAKEYAALVNVLVTHSGSATNYQTTDPQTASASWVYDKQNVAQAMQVHSASTCSDMKAAVARAHLPRMNTGWIFVTDQAVGAPWSTLPATAYWKSFLGTVDATNKGNPLPTC